A genome region from Paramisgurnus dabryanus chromosome 12, PD_genome_1.1, whole genome shotgun sequence includes the following:
- the ginm1 gene encoding glycoprotein integral membrane protein 1: protein MASTWKIYLMVVQFIVLCILTNTQSRQITTETVVLNVTAVDVIQTKYNVQINLTLDLWDNETFINGAPIKHSEVTRMKSPVLLLDGYNGSSKTAGELVSSELRLMLNRSYIQSDVGDQVQFLVLSQQIIQLEDEMVHQPDIFEVEILWNQTAEEITHVINAYPSSASKISAIPLENDILVTDTSIHSEGEDQVLNTTSHYLYKNAETTQEEIAAPGKLPETPLRMDPDTLYELREEEEGNSDYILPEVPLRGSMTSYSVVCQWIEEVRDKLRRFWSDSVPLFFLIMWVVVVGVAGSAVIIKILDLLFPSCEHRGFFHLNPETLMPDDEKQCLVDNMEVEGGATEKHILIEK, encoded by the exons ATGGCGTCTACgtggaaaatatatttaatggtAGTGCAGTTTATCGTCTTGTGTATCCTGACCAACACCCAGTCGAGACAAATAACCACG GAGACTGTAGTGCTGAATGTGACAGCGGTTGATGTAATTCAGACAAAGTACAATGTACAG ATCAACTTGACTTTAGATCTCTGGGACAATGAAACATTCATTAATGGAGCTCCTATTAAACATTCAGAAGTCACAAGGATGAAAAGTCCTGTTCTGCTGT TGGATGGCTATAATGGGAGCTCTAAGACAGCAGGCGAGTTGGTTAGCAGTGAGCTGAGGTTGATGCTGAATCGCTCGTATATTCAGAGTGATGTTGGAGATCAGGTTCAGTTTCTCGTCCTGAGTCAACAGATAATCCAGCTGGAGGATGAAATG GTCCATCAGCCAGACATCTTTGAAGTGGAAATCCTGTGGAACCAGACCGCTGAAGAGATCACACATGTGATCAATGCTTACCCTTCATCAGCAAGCAAGATCTCAGCCATCCCACTAGAGAATGACATCTTGGTGACTGACACGTCCATACACAGTGAAG GTGAAGACCAAGTGCTTAACACCACCAGCCACTATCTGTATAAAAACGCTGAGACTACCCAGGAAGAGATCGCAGCTCCGGGGAAACTTCCAGAAACGCCCTTGCGGATGGATCCAGATACCCTGTACGAGTTGAGAGAGGAAGAGGAAGGGAATTCTGATTACATCCTGCCTGAGGTTCCTCTCCGAGGTTCCATGACTTCTTACAGC GTGGTTTGCCAGTGGATTGAGGAGGTGAGGGATAAACTGAGGCGCTTCTGGTCGGATTCAGTCCCACTTTTCTTCTTGATCATGTGGGTGGTGGTGGTTGGTGTTGCAGGCTCTGCCGTCATCATTAAGATCTTGGATCTTCTGTTTCCCTCCTGTGAACACAG gggattttttcatctgaatCCAGAGACTCTAATGCCAGATGATGAAAAACAGTGTTTAGTAGATAACATGGAGGTAGAGGGAGGAGCAACAGAAAAGCATATTTTAATAGAGAAGTGA